GAGAAGGACAAAAGTGGGAAAGTAAAAGGCACATGTCGAGCTCAGGTGTCTGGTTAACACGTATTACTTCTTCTGTGCTCTCCACGCGCCTCCTTCTTTTCCCACACGCCCTCCTCCTCCTCCTCCTCCTCCTCTCTATCTTATTTCATTTTCGCTTCGCTTCCTCCTAAATTCCTCAAACCCTCTCTTTAAATTCTCTTCTAGCTTTTGTTTTCTGACTCATATCGAATCCTGATCGCCTAACGAGTTATTGAAGGAAAATTTTTATGGTAATACTTCACTGTTATTTACTTATTTTGATTTGACATGAATATGATGAGACATAGAGAATCTAAAAGCACCTTCTTGAGTTTCATACAGTTTTTGTTTTTCGTCTCCACAAGCTTAAAGGTTGACTTTGACTCTCAGAATCTCCTTCTTTCCTAAAATCAAGAAGACGGGATCGAAAACTCCTTCCACATCCGATGATGATCCACATGCTTCTGTTGATCAAAGGTGTCAACTTTAGGATGACTGATTATAATCTGTTGATTGATTTTTATCTTTCTTTTATAAAAAAAATGTTCCATATTCGGCTATAGCAGGTCTAGAAAAGGCAAAGTACCCAAAAGGATAAACAAGGCTGTTAGGGAGAGGCTTAAACGCGAGCACTTGAATGAGCTTTTCATTGAGTTAGCCGATACACTTGGTAAAAATTTCACATTTTTCTCTATAGATTTGAATGAAAAATTGCTTGAGTTGAGAGGCTGTTATCTTGCATATACAAGTGTTAGTATGGTGATGTTACCCATTGTGATATCTTCTTCTTTTTTTTACCCATTGTGATATCTAATCTGAAACGTTTTCTCTTTTCTCAGAAATGAATCAGCAGAACAGTGGGAAAGCCTCCATACTGTGTGAAGCTACTAAGTTTTTGAAGGACGTGTTTGGTCAAATTGAGTCCCTTAGAAAGGAGCAAACTGCTCTCCTCTCTGAATCTAACTACGTACGCCACTTTCCTTTAAAACACCATGTTCTCCTCTTCCTTGAAACAATGTTTGTCTCAATGGTTTAATAATTGTTTTGTGATGGAAACTGTGGGCGTATGTAGTTAACCACAGAGAAGAATGAACTCAAGGAAGAAACATCAGTACTTGAGACCGAGATCTCAAGACTACATTCCGAGATAGAAGCAAGAGTGAACCAGTCAAAACCTGACTTGAACACGTCCCCTGCGCCTGACTGCCTGAGTACCATCATCAACAGTATCCCCAACTTGCATCTCAGTGTTCAGGACTCCCTATTTTCCAAGGAGCCGGCTTTCAACAATCTTCTGCAACTCCTCCTGGTGCCACGGTTATTGTCCTTCCAATGCATCCTGATCTCCAGACACAAGATACTTCAGACTTGACAGGGCACCTGCAGACACAAGCGCCAACGGTGATGTATAATAGCTCAAGTGTGAGTAAGCCATGTCCAAGGTATGCTAGCGCGGCTGACTCATGGCCTTCTCGGCTACTTGGAGAGCGACTGAGAGTTAGCGAATGAGTCTTAGGCGGGAAACAGAGACAAAGGCAACTTGTGAAGAGCCCTTGGGTTTTGGTATGTAGCACATCCTCTAGTGTCC
This sequence is a window from Brassica oleracea var. oleracea cultivar TO1000 chromosome C1, BOL, whole genome shotgun sequence. Protein-coding genes within it:
- the LOC106334813 gene encoding LOW QUALITY PROTEIN: transcription factor bHLH47-like (The sequence of the model RefSeq protein was modified relative to this genomic sequence to represent the inferred CDS: deleted 2 bases in 1 codon; substituted 1 base at 1 genomic stop codon); this encodes MDKWLCYNRILKKERLAFAIPRLTRRAYKWWLQEEDDRKFYKEPAIITLENLKLLLRSKYASKGHTSLKSPMKATSSETVTCYGKEKTVSKPSMDDQRFCFSKEEKEELLQRLTLTLRISFFPKIKKTGSKTPSTSDDDPHASVDQRSRKGKVPKRINKAVRERLKREHLNELFIELADTLEMNQQNSGKASILCEATKFLKDVFGQIESLRKEQTALLSESNYLTTEKNELKEETSVLETEISRLHSEIEARVNQSKPDLNTSPAXLPEYHHQQYPQLASQCSGLPIFQGAGFQQSSATPPGATVIVLPMHPDLQTQDTSDLTGHLQTQAPTVMYNSSSVSKPCPRYASAADSWPSRLLGERLRVSE